The genomic window TCGCATTAAACTTCTTCCCGTACTTGTCTTAAATCGTGTAACGCTGCTTCCGCGTTACTTAATCTCGCTCAAGGTTACACGATTGTGACCTTCTTGTTACCAACGTCTGGTAACAATAGCGGTTCGCACAGGGTCAAGCAAGCTAAATCGATGTTATAAAACCGCTGCAAGGGGGTTTGCACACGTCAATGCAGGAAACTTTTAAGTCACACTGCCGAGGGGGTGCGTCGAGCATTGATGACTCCCGTCCCTCCCGTAACACTACCGGAACCGCCCGGCGGGCCGATAACGGGGGCGGAAGTTTGTTTCGGTGGGCCATTGCGGGCAAGAACTAAGAGATACTGAAAAACCTGAATCTCTAAAGTTCTACGTGAGGGTTAATACAGTATATATAGGAGCCCCCGCTGCGCCCTGCCGCCGGCGCCCCGTCGGGGCAGGGGATTCGCCGCCGGTGGGCCGTGCCAACCCGAAACCGCGCCGGTGGCGTGGCAAGGTAGAGGCGATGAATAAGAACACCAGCCCCCACTCGCGGTCGTCGTCGGGTCCGCGTAGCCAGGCCCGCGGACGCACCAGCCCCTCCAGTGCCGCCCAGCCGGCTGCCCGCGTGGCCTCCCGCGCTGGTGCGCAAGCTCGGTCCCGCACCGCGCCGAAGGCGACGGGCACCAAGGCCCGCCTCATCCGTATGCTGCTGACCGTCGGCGTGCCGAACCTGGCCGTCATCGGCACCATCGTGGTCATCGCGCTGGCCTCGGTCCTGCTTTCCAGCGCGCCGTTGGCCTGGCTGCCCTCGATCATCGGTGAGGCCTGGATGGTGCTCAACCTCGTGCCGGTGCACGCCGGGGGAAACACTATCTCCGTGCTGCCCTTCCTGCCCACCATCGGTCTGGTGTGGTTGCTGGCCGGGCGCATCCACCGCGCGGTCAAGCACAAGGTCAGCGTCAACGACTTGTTGCTGCTGCTGGCCTGTGCTTTGTGTGTGCCGGTCCTGATAACGCTCGTGGCCTGGTTCATGCTCTGGGACGCCGGCAAGGTCTACGATCTTGCTGCCCCGAACCTGGCCGTCGCCGTGCTGCGCGTCGCGGTCATCCACCTAGTCGCGCTGGCGCTGGGCATGGGCCCGCGCCTGTGGACCGCACTGCTGAAGCGCTACGGCCTGCCGGTCACGGTGGTGGCTAGCGCCCAGGTCGCCTTCCGCTTCATCGGCGCGCTGCTCGTGGCCGGCCTGGCCCTGCTGCTGGTCGTCGGTCTGTTCGGCTGGCAGCGCCAGGACGAAATCTTAAGCTCCTACCCGGACCTGCCCGCGGCGGGCGCGGCTGTCCTCTACGGCCTGAGCCTGCTCTACCTGCCCAACGCCGCGTTGGTGGCCGGGGCGAACCTGCTAGGTGCGGAGTTTCACATGGGGCAGGCGAGCGTCTCACTGTTTAGCATCCACCTGGTGCCGCTGCCGCCGCTGCCGCTAGTGGGCGTTATCCCGGGCAGCGCGCCCGCC from Corynebacterium confusum includes these protein-coding regions:
- a CDS encoding cell division protein PerM, with protein sequence MNKNTSPHSRSSSGPRSQARGRTSPSSAAQPAARVASRAGAQARSRTAPKATGTKARLIRMLLTVGVPNLAVIGTIVVIALASVLLSSAPLAWLPSIIGEAWMVLNLVPVHAGGNTISVLPFLPTIGLVWLLAGRIHRAVKHKVSVNDLLLLLACALCVPVLITLVAWFMLWDAGKVYDLAAPNLAVAVLRVAVIHLVALALGMGPRLWTALLKRYGLPVTVVASAQVAFRFIGALLVAGLALLLVVGLFGWQRQDEILSSYPDLPAAGAAVLYGLSLLYLPNAALVAGANLLGAEFHMGQASVSLFSIHLVPLPPLPLVGVIPGSAPAWALVLLVLAGVAAAWAWRGKNPSPRTAVEVSVLAGLSVALLAAFTTGEVGVYGATGIMVAMAGALAVVWVLVIGLAAWGISLWQNRRAKVPAAAPAAAPAAAAASPGADETRAREADAAEMESSEEAPAGADSADSAEEAGLGADTAADADVAADVEVVDPDDADDAEAVNADAEDAAQSEPDDAPEIIDAEEVAAEEAATGEEADATAGAGGDAGQAEQPAASTGVEAAEGSVDKDLDEAADPADGVARGGSQKD